The sequence below is a genomic window from Lolium perenne isolate Kyuss_39 chromosome 4, Kyuss_2.0, whole genome shotgun sequence.
GCAAACGTGCTTCCACCAATTTAGACAGTGTGCCAGGGCCATGGCGGGATAaccggtggggaggaggaggcggggaAAGGAGGGGCGCTGTCGGCAGGGGCTTGTACGACGGTGGTCATCAAGGGACTGCCCGGCGGCGGGGCGACTGCCTGCCTGGCTAGAGGGGAGCTGGTGGTGGCTGCCTGGCCgggggggaggaggaggcggggaAAGGAGGGGCGCTGTCGGCAGGGCTTGTACGACTTCGGTCATCAAGGGACTACCCGGCGGCGGGGCGGCTGCCTGACCGGAGGGGTGCTAGCGGTCGGTGAGGGCATGGCCGACATGTGTCGTTTTGGGCAGAGCAGTTCTCTGGTCACGGCTAGAGGAGCTTGCTCGGCTAGATAGAGGAgccaaaaagaaaaaaatgaaacgAACCGGTACTGTGGTAATTTTGATTTAATATCCAACATGCCTTCTTGTGAGTCCGTCGTATATGAAAAAATATATTTGGTGAATATCCAACATGTCTTCTTGTGATTATGCTTATGGGCCTGTGACCGGATGCTGGCCCTATAGAGCCCGGGTCCCTTAATTCGAAAAGTAAATCTCATGGGTCGTGGGCTAATCAGTTTTGGATTTGGGCCGTTCTGCAGAGATTAGGCCTCGATCTTTGCTTATCAGTTCAATTCTAATTAAGGTCAGTGTCAGAACACTGCTAGTTTCGTAAATATTTGAatcttaattttttttttgtgaagtctTAATTAGTTGGATTCCGGTGTACATACATAAGTTTCAAAAGAAAATCCACTCTACCAATTATGTACTCAATTTTCTTTATTTAGTACATATCAAttatcttgatcttgatttgaggaAACATTTTAGAGTATGAAAAATGACTAAATaaggaatgcttaattatagcaaTAAATTTTGATTCAATTGGACAATTAATTTCTTTATTTTGAGGAACACTTTGATGGAATGTTAATTATGCAGATAATAATTTGATTGTTTATGATTTGGTGGGCGGCCTATATATAGGGCAGATGCCTCCGCCTCAGTGCACTATATATACTACTATCCTAGCCCTCATATTAAGATATATATCGACTATAAACTTTGCGCAATCGAAGCAACAAGCCATGGCCATGCAACATATACTGCTCCTCGTCTTCATAGCTTCCATCCTCCACGCCGCCTCATCCACCTCAAGCAACTCAACGATAGATGGTACGACTGTGACTGCGTACGACATCCTAGAGCAAAACAACTTGCCACGGGGTCTTCTCCCGCTTGGTGTGGAATCATACGTGCTCCACGAGGGTACTATAGAGGTGACACTTCCGGGCGAGTGCAACTTCTTTGTTCCGATCGGCGGCGACCAATACAAGTTTCGGTATGGAAGCAAGGTCGGCGGGGTAATTAAATCCGGATCCCTAACCCAAGTGTATGGCACTAGGTTTCAGGCGGTATCTGAGTGGCTTGGGTTCAACACGGTTGAGCGTGTCGGTGATCAGCTCACAATCCAGGCCCAGGCGTTGGCAAAGTCATTTCCGGCAAGCGCCTTTGCCAATAGCCCCAAGTGCAGCTAAGGGTCCAAACGACCAGCAGCAGAAAGCACACACTGTCTTTTGTTTGAGGTGCCTCATGCATGTGTGTTGCATGCAAGTTTTTTCTTATATTTTAATATCCAACATGTCTTGTTGTGAGTCTGTTGTATATGAATAAATATATTTGGTGAAAGATTAAGGCCGGGAGTATGCCAAGTAACTACTCTATCCTCTCACAAAATTGTTACTCGCTTTCGCCCATTTATTTGTTGCAGACAATGTACAATCAAGCATGCTGTTGAATAATTAGGTATAGGAGAAAGAAGGAGCAGTATATTATAGGAACGTGTTCGATGCTTCGTTAGGAAAGCGCAGGTCAAGAAACTCTACGCGACGCGTAGCCGTTAAAAAAAATGTGCGGGTGCTTTTTCGCGTCGCCTTTGTTCGCGGGGGATTTTTTTTCTTTTACATGACATGATTATGCAGATATTGTCTAAATTAGGTAATATACTTATTGTGATAAGAtgattttctttttttcttttacaTCACATGATTATGATTATGGGCCTGTGACCGGATGCTGGCCCTATAGAACCCCCTTACGCCTTAATTCGAAAGAGAAATCTCATGGGTTCGTGGGCTAATAAGTTTTGGATTTGGGCCTCGATCTTTGCTTATCGGTTGAGTACTAATTAAATTAAGGTCAGTATGCTAGTTCCCGCTACAAAACAGAGGCGAAGTTTCTTTCTGGCCGGAGACTGGAGTAGACGACAATGGGGTCGTGTAGCAGTGGGCAGTTGGCTTATGGGAGCTGAAAAGAGGCTGCCCCCGAGGCCCGAGCTGATGAAAAGAGAAAGCTGATTCCCTCCGTGAACTACCTCCTCCATTCCCCTTGCTAGCCGCTAGGGTTTGCACCGCGAGGCGCATCTCGCCGCTCCCACCTCCCACCTCGTTCCCCCGCCGCTCCCACCTCCCACCTCCTGTCCTTCGCATCGCCTTTGTTCGCGAGGGATCCGGCGGGGAGCAGATCGACGGCGGATCGGCTTGGCTGGAGAGTGGAGACTGATCGAGTCGTCCAGACCTCCGGCCCCGGCCTGGTCCGCACTGTCGCCTGCCGCTTTCTAGGTCATTAACATATTTATTTATGTCTGGGGCGGATTTCACACACACCTGCAGGCTGACGAGATTCATCCGTGTATTCTTGATTTGACTGCCAATTTTTTTTACAAACAGGATATTAATTTTGTGGAATTTGCGCTGTCGTTTCTGTGTCGTTAGGTGCAGCCACTGAAAGCTTTTCTTGTTCTGTATAGTCTGCCTCGCTCAACTATTCTTCCAACAGGCACTAAATATTATTAGTCATGCTTCCTTTTCTATATTGTCTACAGTACACAGTTAAAGGATCCGCCTAACAAGGAAATCCCTACTGAATAGTGACtgtattgtttatagctctacatcaACTGAAAtccagtaagcaaataaagaaaacgaAATTAGGTGCTgttggcaacaacaacaacaaggtaCCATCAAGGGGTTAAAAAgggaagcataatgtatgttcagTCATCAGAATAATATACTAAGCTCAATCCATGATTCACCCAACACCTTCTAGCAATGCAGCATGGCACGTCTTGAGGACGACTTAATTAATATCCAGAAAATACAGACATTTTGCTTCCTCCATCCTTTACTGTTCTCATGCAACTGAAATTTAGATGTAGCTCCGAAGCTTTGGGTTGTCCTTCTAAGGATCCAGTTTCTCATACCGGCCTTGTGAACTTTTTGCAGGTTCACTCATGAACACTGTGGTTCAACCACGACCATCAAATAACATAACTTTATATTTTTCATAATAGCATGCTTATTCTCTTGCATTTTGTTTATTGATATATGCTACAACATTTTGGGCATTTACCTATATTTTCTTCCAGCTATCTCAGGCACCTCAACAATGGACTTGCGGCGTTCTGCTCTGTTCGTTGCCATGTCCTTCCTCCTTCTTCACGGTGCGCAACAAGGAGCTGCCGCCACTAGCTCCGGCGATGCTAACGAGCAGTGGGGCTACGTGCCGGTACGACAGCAGAGTACGTACCAAAGTGCCCTCTTGCTTATGCCTCAACAAACTCTTTCGatgttttatgcattttttgTGTGCACAAGTCTAACTCTGAACTTTGGCGCAGAGGCCCACGTGTTTTGGTGGTTTTACAAGAGCCCGCAAAGGGTCTCGTCGCTGGTGAAGCCATGGCCGACCATCCTGTGGCTGCAGGGTGGCCCGGTACGTTTCTGCTATATTTTATCACTCCTAAGTCTTTTCTTATTTGAAGCAACATACACTCCGATTTCATTA
It includes:
- the LOC139830255 gene encoding uncharacterized protein, which gives rise to MAMQHILLLVFIASILHAASSTSSNSTIDGTTVTAYDILEQNNLPRGLLPLGVESYVLHEGTIEVTLPGECNFFVPIGGDQYKFRYGSKVGGVIKSGSLTQVYGTRFQAVSEWLGFNTVERVGDQLTIQAQALAKSFPASAFANSPKCS